In Flavobacterium gelatinilyticum, a genomic segment contains:
- a CDS encoding malectin domain-containing carbohydrate-binding protein encodes MKVRKEVSLNSAWETIILDNPQNEKTFAENPKTDSNWEKVNVPHNWDQYYGFRRTKHGNLHGTAWYKKTLKLDKTVSGKRLFLFFEGVSSYAAVWVNGKKVGEHKGGRTTFTLDITKAVSLEKENQILVKASHPSFIADLPWVCGGCSGEWGFSEGSQPMGIFRPVSLVITNDVRIEPFGVHIWNDKSVSKQKAILLTTTEIKNYGTSDRNLTIENVLFDASGKKVVSSKSTVINTSGELRSVLQTLPEIQNPKLWSPSNPYLYKLVTSVFENGKIIDQLTTPYGIRWVSWPVSRDGKDNRFFINDEPVFINGVCEYEHQIGNSHAFSDEQIHARIEQIKAGGFNAFREAHQPHNLLYQKELDENGILFWSQFSAHIWYDTPEFKENFKTLLREWVKERRNSPSVVMWGLQNESTIPKEFAEECTQIIREMDPLSASQRIVTTCNGGEGTDWNVVQNWSGTYGGDPLKYHLEMTTQLLNGEYGAWRSADLHTEGEFDQKGTLSENRFSQLMEIKVREAESVRDKIAGQFNWLFASHENPGRVQNGEGFRDIDKVGPVNYKGLFTIWGEPLDAFYMYRANYASNKTNPMVYIVSHTWPSRWGKSGIKNGIDIYSNCDEVELFNDVNKLSLGKLKNPGIGKHFQFNNVNIQYNVLYAVGYVNGKAVAKDYIVLNTLPKAPNLETLVADKTDILKANKNYNYIYRVNCGGSEYTDSSGNVWLTDTHKSGQNTWGSLSWTDNFEKLPDFFASQRSSFDLVNGTKDPELFQNFRYGVDKLRYEFPAPDGEYLVELYFTEPWYGTGGGLDCKGWRLFDVAINNNVVLKDFDIWAEAGHDKALKKTFTVKSVNGKIMISFPNVKSGQAIISAITIAAKDKNVKPADQSPRNIQNVSLDAKEFKMGSWLDINSKQYLNSEVIFTELPSEVFGGDYLQFADYSKASGSFTAKEESTIFVLVDDKIKSLKGLSDYKKIEEKAKNNSGVSFDVFTKKVKKGEKVLFDNAEVISTIVVVPTYDMGEKDDSRPVVIIEAEKTKTTGTGIEKGNFKKADYIEFTKKTNNSIEFEVKPGVAGIYLMRFRFMNRNETPLKVKFKMEDAYGILMRNDTIEFFPSPEKWKILNTTSGGYINAGTYKITLEGDDLKGLMIDNFEFQ; translated from the coding sequence GTGAAAGTCCGAAAGGAAGTTTCGCTGAATTCAGCTTGGGAAACCATAATTTTGGATAATCCGCAGAATGAAAAAACTTTTGCAGAGAATCCAAAAACTGATTCCAATTGGGAAAAAGTGAATGTGCCTCACAATTGGGATCAGTATTATGGTTTCAGAAGAACAAAACACGGAAATTTACACGGAACAGCCTGGTACAAAAAGACTTTAAAACTGGATAAAACCGTATCCGGAAAAAGACTCTTTTTGTTTTTTGAAGGCGTGAGTTCTTACGCAGCAGTTTGGGTAAATGGTAAAAAAGTGGGCGAACACAAAGGTGGGCGAACCACTTTTACGCTTGATATTACCAAAGCCGTTTCTTTAGAAAAAGAAAACCAAATTTTGGTAAAAGCTTCGCATCCTTCTTTTATTGCCGATCTTCCTTGGGTTTGCGGAGGTTGTTCCGGCGAATGGGGCTTCTCAGAAGGTTCTCAGCCAATGGGGATTTTCAGACCTGTTTCGTTAGTCATTACAAACGATGTTAGAATTGAACCTTTTGGCGTTCATATCTGGAATGACAAATCGGTTTCAAAACAAAAAGCAATTTTGCTTACGACTACAGAAATTAAAAACTACGGAACTTCAGATCGAAATTTAACTATTGAAAATGTTCTTTTTGATGCTTCAGGAAAGAAAGTGGTAAGCTCAAAAAGTACAGTTATAAATACTTCAGGCGAATTAAGATCGGTTTTGCAGACCTTACCGGAAATTCAAAATCCGAAATTGTGGTCGCCGTCAAATCCGTATTTGTATAAATTAGTTACTTCAGTTTTTGAGAATGGAAAAATAATCGATCAGTTAACAACACCGTACGGAATTCGTTGGGTTAGCTGGCCTGTGAGTCGTGACGGAAAAGACAATCGTTTCTTCATTAATGACGAACCTGTTTTTATAAATGGTGTCTGCGAATACGAACATCAAATTGGAAACAGTCATGCATTTTCTGACGAACAGATTCATGCCAGAATCGAGCAGATTAAAGCAGGCGGATTTAATGCTTTTAGAGAAGCACATCAACCTCATAATTTGTTGTACCAAAAAGAATTAGACGAAAACGGAATCTTATTTTGGAGTCAGTTTTCGGCACATATTTGGTACGATACGCCAGAATTCAAAGAAAATTTCAAAACTCTTTTACGCGAATGGGTTAAAGAACGCAGAAACAGTCCGTCGGTTGTTATGTGGGGCTTGCAGAACGAAAGTACAATTCCAAAAGAATTTGCCGAAGAATGCACACAGATTATCCGCGAAATGGATCCGTTATCGGCTTCACAAAGAATCGTAACGACTTGTAACGGAGGTGAAGGAACAGATTGGAATGTGGTTCAAAACTGGTCAGGAACCTACGGCGGAGATCCGTTAAAATACCATTTAGAAATGACGACTCAGTTATTAAATGGTGAATACGGCGCATGGCGTTCTGCCGATTTGCATACAGAAGGCGAATTCGACCAGAAAGGAACTTTAAGTGAAAATCGTTTTTCTCAGTTAATGGAAATTAAAGTGAGAGAAGCTGAATCGGTAAGAGATAAAATCGCAGGACAATTCAACTGGCTTTTTGCTTCACACGAAAATCCGGGACGAGTTCAAAACGGAGAAGGATTTAGAGATATAGACAAAGTAGGACCCGTAAATTACAAAGGACTTTTCACGATTTGGGGAGAACCTTTGGATGCGTTTTATATGTACCGCGCCAATTACGCCTCAAACAAAACCAATCCGATGGTTTATATTGTTTCGCACACGTGGCCAAGCCGTTGGGGAAAATCCGGAATCAAAAACGGAATCGATATTTATTCGAATTGTGACGAAGTAGAATTGTTTAATGATGTAAATAAACTTTCACTTGGAAAATTAAAAAATCCGGGAATTGGAAAACATTTTCAGTTTAACAATGTCAATATTCAGTACAATGTTTTATATGCCGTTGGATATGTAAACGGAAAAGCGGTTGCCAAAGATTATATTGTTTTGAATACTCTTCCGAAAGCACCAAATTTAGAAACTTTAGTTGCTGATAAAACAGATATTTTAAAAGCCAATAAAAACTATAATTATATCTACAGAGTAAATTGTGGCGGTTCTGAATATACAGATAGTTCAGGAAATGTTTGGTTAACAGACACGCACAAAAGCGGACAAAATACTTGGGGTTCTTTATCCTGGACAGATAATTTTGAAAAACTGCCTGACTTTTTTGCAAGCCAGAGAAGCAGTTTTGATCTTGTAAACGGAACAAAAGATCCAGAGTTATTTCAGAATTTCAGATACGGAGTTGATAAATTGCGTTACGAATTTCCTGCCCCAGACGGAGAATATCTTGTCGAATTGTATTTCACAGAACCGTGGTACGGAACAGGCGGCGGATTAGATTGTAAAGGCTGGCGTTTGTTTGATGTTGCAATCAACAATAATGTTGTTTTAAAAGATTTCGATATTTGGGCAGAAGCAGGTCATGATAAAGCGTTAAAGAAAACTTTTACTGTAAAAAGCGTAAATGGAAAAATCATGATTTCGTTTCCAAATGTAAAATCGGGACAAGCGATTATTTCTGCAATTACGATTGCAGCAAAAGATAAAAATGTAAAACCAGCAGATCAATCGCCAAGAAATATTCAGAATGTAAGTTTAGATGCTAAAGAATTTAAAATGGGTTCTTGGTTAGATATCAACTCAAAACAATATTTAAACTCAGAAGTTATTTTTACAGAATTACCTTCAGAAGTTTTTGGTGGAGATTATTTACAATTTGCTGATTACTCAAAAGCTTCTGGTTCGTTTACAGCAAAAGAAGAATCTACAATTTTTGTTTTGGTTGATGATAAAATAAAGTCATTAAAAGGACTTTCAGATTATAAAAAAATAGAAGAAAAAGCGAAAAACAACAGCGGAGTTTCTTTTGATGTTTTTACTAAAAAAGTAAAGAAAGGTGAGAAAGTTCTTTTTGATAATGCTGAGGTAATTTCGACAATTGTCGTTGTTCCTACTTACGATATGGGCGAAAAAGACGATTCAAGACCTGTAGTAATTATTGAAGCCGAAAAAACAAAAACAACGGGAACAGGAATTGAAAAAGGAAATTTCAAAAAAGCCGATTATATTGAGTTCACTAAAAAGACCAATAATAGTATCGAATTCGAAGTAAAACCTGGTGTTGCAGGGATTTATTTAATGCGCTTCCGTTTTATGAATCGAAATGAAACTCCGCTGAAAGTGAAATTTAAAATGGAAGATGCATACGGAATTTTAATGCGAAATGACACGATTGAATTTTTTCCTTCACCGGAAAAATGGAAAATTTTAAACACAACATCAGGAGGTTATATCAACGCAGGAACGTATAAAATTACCTTGGAAGGAGATGATTTGAAAGGGTTGATGATTGATAATTTTGAATTTCAGTAG
- a CDS encoding sialidase family protein — MKSVKIAAVLFSLLLLGSCKSALEKKTWKEGILVDEFVYDEAPYPSCHAITIVEATNGDLVASWFGGTHERNPDVCIYVAIKPKGSDKWTEGVKVADGVMKEGPRLPTWNPVLYQIPGGDLMLFYKIGPKPSEWWGVIRTSSDGGKTWSEAQKMPDGFLGPIKNKPVLLSNGTLLCPSSIEGDGWRLRMESTPDFGKTWVMGDTLPRGKQKINAIQPSILFHKDGSIQAIGRTRNRAIFSTFSKDNGKMWSDIELIGLPNNNSGTDAVTLKDGRHLLVYNHVLPPGKEAKGPRTPLNVSVSKDGIHWDAALVLEDSKISQYSYPSMIQSSDGMVHIVYTWRRLKLKYVKVDPSKLVALPIKNGVWPGEEGKVVTAVKAEEE; from the coding sequence ATGAAGAGTGTAAAAATAGCTGCTGTATTGTTTAGTTTACTTCTTTTAGGAAGTTGTAAATCGGCATTGGAAAAAAAGACCTGGAAAGAAGGAATTTTAGTAGACGAATTTGTTTACGATGAAGCACCTTATCCATCCTGTCACGCCATTACAATTGTCGAAGCGACCAATGGTGATCTTGTTGCTTCATGGTTTGGAGGAACTCATGAGAGAAACCCTGATGTCTGCATTTATGTAGCAATCAAGCCTAAAGGAAGTGATAAATGGACAGAAGGTGTAAAAGTGGCCGATGGGGTTATGAAAGAAGGTCCAAGATTACCAACCTGGAATCCTGTTTTATATCAAATTCCGGGCGGCGATTTAATGCTTTTCTACAAAATAGGACCAAAACCATCAGAATGGTGGGGCGTAATCAGAACTTCATCTGATGGCGGAAAAACGTGGTCTGAGGCTCAAAAAATGCCAGATGGTTTCTTAGGTCCAATCAAAAATAAACCGGTTTTATTAAGCAACGGAACTTTATTATGTCCGTCAAGCATTGAAGGCGACGGCTGGAGACTTCGTATGGAATCTACCCCGGATTTCGGAAAAACCTGGGTAATGGGTGACACGCTTCCAAGAGGAAAACAAAAAATCAATGCGATTCAGCCAAGTATTTTATTCCACAAAGACGGAAGCATTCAAGCAATTGGAAGAACCAGAAACAGAGCGATTTTCAGCACTTTCTCAAAAGACAACGGAAAAATGTGGTCTGATATTGAATTAATCGGACTTCCAAATAACAATTCAGGAACTGACGCTGTAACACTAAAAGACGGAAGACATTTATTGGTTTACAATCACGTCCTTCCTCCGGGAAAAGAAGCAAAAGGACCAAGAACGCCTTTGAACGTTTCGGTTTCTAAAGATGGAATTCACTGGGATGCGGCTTTGGTTTTAGAAGATTCAAAAATCAGCCAGTATTCTTATCCTTCAATGATTCAAAGTTCCGATGGGATGGTGCATATTGTGTACACATGGAGACGATTAAAGCTGAAATATGTCAAAGTCGATCCGAGTAAACTGGTGGCGCTGCCTATTAAAAATGGTGTTTGGCCGGGTGAAGAAGGAAAAGTGGTAACAGCTGTAAAAGCGGAAGAAGAATAA
- a CDS encoding sugar phosphate isomerase/epimerase family protein, translated as MKLNKNLIVVLFVAMSTTFNSCATAQSSNKKQNYKVAVCDWMILKRQKLGSFALAAEIKADGIELDMGGLGNRPTFDSKLGDPVERKKFLDKSKETGVGISSIAMSGFYAQSFATREIAPMITDCIQAMKNMKVKVAYLPLGTQTDLVKNPELRPEVIKRLQWAGKEVGKIGGVIAIETSLDAAEEKKLLDEVGSKYIKSSFNFANALDNKRDISSELKILGKKYVAQIHASNTDQFWLENDPAIDMPKIKQTLDEMKWSGWLIVERSRDVNQVHNVKANYGANAAYLKKIFQN; from the coding sequence ATGAAGCTAAATAAAAACTTAATTGTTGTATTATTTGTTGCGATGTCAACAACATTCAACAGCTGTGCAACGGCTCAGTCTTCAAACAAAAAGCAGAATTATAAAGTGGCAGTTTGCGACTGGATGATTTTAAAAAGACAAAAACTGGGTTCTTTTGCTTTAGCAGCCGAGATAAAAGCAGACGGAATAGAACTAGATATGGGCGGTTTAGGAAACCGACCAACTTTTGACAGTAAACTAGGCGATCCGGTAGAAAGAAAAAAATTCTTAGATAAATCGAAAGAAACAGGAGTTGGGATCAGTTCAATTGCCATGTCTGGATTTTACGCACAATCATTTGCCACAAGAGAAATCGCACCCATGATTACCGATTGTATTCAGGCAATGAAAAACATGAAAGTGAAAGTGGCCTATCTGCCATTAGGAACGCAAACGGATTTGGTTAAAAATCCGGAACTGCGTCCAGAAGTGATTAAAAGATTGCAGTGGGCAGGAAAAGAAGTGGGGAAAATAGGCGGCGTTATTGCAATTGAAACTTCTTTGGATGCAGCAGAAGAGAAAAAACTTTTAGACGAAGTAGGTTCAAAATACATAAAAAGCTCTTTCAACTTTGCGAATGCTTTAGACAATAAAAGAGATATTTCGTCAGAATTGAAGATTTTAGGAAAGAAATATGTAGCGCAGATTCACGCTTCAAACACCGATCAATTTTGGTTAGAAAACGATCCTGCGATCGATATGCCAAAAATCAAACAAACTCTGGACGAGATGAAATGGAGCGGCTGGCTGATTGTAGAACGTTCCAGAGACGTTAATCAGGTACATAACGTAAAAGCCAATTACGGAGCAAACGCAGCTTACTTGAAGAAAATCTTTCAGAATTAA
- a CDS encoding alpha-d-galacturonidase: MKYLQLLFLFFCVSFAAAQNITIVSDANSPRAKFGAEKLSETLSAKGFTVASADKLKSSKDKVIVIGEKGTDFWKKNAKSAKIDDSKLTKKEGFLIRTQKNIIYIEGSDASGTLYGAMELVDKIKSSGQLPSEINIDDSPEMVLRGACIGMQKPVYLPGRDVYEYPYTPETFPWFYDKALWIKYLDMLVDNRMNSLYLWNGHPFASLVKLKEYPFAVEVSDEDFKKNEEIYKFLTVEANKRGIWVIQMFYNIIVSKPFAEHYNIKTQDRSRPITPLLSDYTRKSIAAFIEKYPNVGLMVCLGEAINTVDDDVEWFTKTIIPGVRDGLQALGKTEEPPIILRSHDTDGPLVMEKSLPLYKNLYTESKYTGESLTTYTPGGPWGETHKQLSALKSIHIENVHILANLEPFRYGSPDFIQKTVKAMHSVHGANALHLYPQASYWDWPYSADKTKSGERLLEMDRDWIWYKAWARYAWDSKRDRNEEVKYWDKDLAAKFGTTQEAANNILKAYEETGEIAPKTLRRFGITEGNRQTLLLGMFESQLVNPSKWRVYPGFHESCGPPGELLLEYAKKEWNKEPHSGELPTQIIAEIVEHGRLAVEAIDKAEASVTKDKEEFARLKNDMHAYKAFADFFSEKVKAALLVLRYSYSNDIADLDKAMPHLEKSLEYYELLVKLTKDTYYYANSMQTAQRRIPIGGDDGNNKTWAELLPHYERELANFKRNLDKLKSSKDGKVESKEGKPWKTADVTFIDEKPGTYLVKTGTKVYGTDISELTKIAPELQNLRGYSFVENDQNEKGTHLKFRNTKAVKLVVGYFNSDQKRFLLPPSLETDAAGNAHGQAEVILASAMNLKDLPRVNIHTYTFQPGENKLDLGKGKVLILGFIDADQNITPRDVGYIDAGEKAAVDWLFY, encoded by the coding sequence ATGAAATATTTACAATTACTTTTTTTATTTTTTTGCGTCTCTTTCGCTGCCGCGCAAAACATTACTATTGTTAGTGATGCCAATTCGCCCAGAGCAAAATTTGGCGCGGAGAAATTATCAGAAACCCTTTCGGCAAAAGGATTCACTGTTGCTTCAGCAGATAAATTAAAAAGTTCAAAAGACAAAGTAATTGTTATTGGAGAAAAAGGAACTGACTTTTGGAAAAAGAATGCGAAAAGCGCCAAAATCGACGACAGCAAATTAACGAAGAAAGAAGGTTTCTTAATTCGCACTCAAAAAAATATAATTTATATTGAAGGATCAGATGCAAGCGGTACTTTGTATGGCGCAATGGAATTGGTTGACAAAATTAAAAGTTCAGGTCAGCTTCCTTCAGAAATCAATATAGACGATAGTCCGGAAATGGTGTTGCGCGGCGCTTGTATCGGAATGCAGAAACCGGTTTATCTTCCGGGACGCGATGTTTACGAATATCCGTATACACCGGAAACTTTTCCTTGGTTTTATGATAAAGCACTTTGGATTAAATACTTAGATATGCTGGTTGATAACCGCATGAACTCTTTGTATTTATGGAACGGACACCCATTTGCTTCTTTAGTAAAATTGAAAGAATATCCGTTTGCAGTTGAAGTAAGCGACGAAGATTTCAAAAAGAACGAAGAAATCTATAAATTCCTAACAGTTGAAGCCAACAAAAGAGGAATCTGGGTTATTCAGATGTTTTACAACATTATTGTTTCTAAGCCTTTTGCTGAGCATTATAATATTAAAACACAAGATCGTTCAAGACCAATCACGCCTTTGTTGTCTGATTACACTAGAAAATCTATTGCTGCTTTCATCGAAAAATACCCAAACGTTGGTTTGATGGTTTGTTTGGGAGAAGCAATCAATACGGTTGATGATGACGTGGAATGGTTTACCAAAACAATTATTCCGGGTGTTCGCGATGGTTTACAGGCATTAGGAAAAACAGAAGAACCACCGATTATTTTACGTTCTCATGATACAGACGGGCCTTTGGTGATGGAAAAATCACTTCCGTTATACAAAAACCTTTATACAGAAAGTAAATATACAGGAGAGTCTTTAACGACTTATACGCCGGGTGGACCTTGGGGAGAAACGCACAAACAGTTGAGCGCTCTTAAATCCATTCATATCGAGAACGTTCACATTTTGGCAAACTTAGAACCTTTTAGATACGGTTCTCCGGATTTTATCCAAAAAACGGTAAAAGCAATGCACAGCGTACACGGAGCCAATGCATTACACTTATATCCGCAAGCTTCGTATTGGGATTGGCCATATTCTGCTGATAAAACAAAATCGGGCGAGCGTTTATTAGAAATGGATCGCGACTGGATTTGGTACAAAGCCTGGGCAAGATATGCCTGGGACAGCAAAAGAGACCGAAACGAAGAAGTTAAATACTGGGATAAAGATTTAGCAGCGAAATTCGGAACCACTCAGGAAGCGGCAAATAACATTTTAAAAGCATACGAAGAAACAGGAGAAATTGCTCCAAAAACGTTAAGACGTTTCGGAATTACAGAAGGAAACAGACAAACTTTATTGTTAGGAATGTTCGAAAGCCAATTGGTGAATCCGTCAAAATGGAGAGTGTATCCAGGATTCCACGAATCTTGCGGGCCTCCGGGAGAATTGCTTTTAGAGTATGCTAAAAAAGAATGGAACAAAGAACCGCATTCCGGTGAACTTCCAACGCAGATTATTGCTGAAATAGTAGAACACGGAAGGTTGGCTGTTGAAGCCATTGACAAAGCCGAAGCAAGCGTAACGAAAGATAAAGAAGAATTTGCACGTCTTAAAAATGATATGCATGCGTACAAAGCTTTCGCGGACTTCTTCTCAGAAAAAGTAAAAGCAGCGTTGTTGGTTTTAAGATACAGTTATTCAAATGATATTGCCGATTTAGATAAAGCGATGCCTCATTTGGAAAAAAGTTTAGAGTACTACGAATTATTGGTGAAGCTAACGAAAGATACGTATTACTATGCCAACAGTATGCAGACAGCACAACGCAGAATTCCGATTGGAGGAGACGACGGAAACAACAAAACATGGGCTGAATTATTACCGCATTACGAGCGTGAATTGGCTAATTTTAAAAGAAATTTGGATAAACTAAAATCTTCAAAAGACGGAAAAGTAGAAAGCAAAGAAGGGAAGCCTTGGAAAACGGCTGATGTAACTTTCATCGATGAAAAACCGGGAACGTATTTAGTGAAAACCGGAACAAAAGTGTACGGAACAGATATTTCTGAATTGACAAAAATAGCTCCTGAACTTCAAAACCTAAGAGGATATTCGTTTGTAGAAAACGATCAAAACGAAAAAGGAACACATTTGAAGTTTAGAAATACAAAAGCCGTTAAATTAGTGGTTGGCTATTTCAACTCAGATCAAAAGAGATTTTTATTGCCGCCAAGTTTAGAAACTGATGCAGCAGGAAATGCGCACGGTCAAGCCGAAGTAATTCTGGCAAGTGCCATGAATTTGAAAGATTTACCTCGTGTAAACATTCATACCTACACCTTCCAGCCTGGCGAAAATAAATTAGATTTAGGAAAAGGAAAAGTATTGATTTTAGGTTTCATCGACGCAGACCAAAACATTACACCTCGTGATGTTGGATACATTGATGCAGGAGAGAAAGCAGCGGTAGATTGGCTGTTTTATTAA
- a CDS encoding glycoside hydrolase family 78 protein: MKKFFLHLTLIISLFTISAKAQNKISVSDLKCEMLTNPEGIDVLQPRLSWKIKAAVNDVKQTAYQITASSSLDKLNAGNGDLWDSGKVQSDASVNVIYNGKKLKDRQDVFWKVTVFTNKGEIQSKENAHFSIGILTYADWKSTRWIGYEKTSPGDSISQYSRLSARYLRKEINLKKKVKNAKVYIMGMGLYELYINGNKIGDQVLAPVPTDYTKNVKYNVFDVTSQLQEGKNMLGTILGNGRFFTMRQDYKPYKIKTFGYPKMALQLFVEYTDGSKDVIRTDDTWKITTDGPILANNEYDGEEYDARKEMKGWNTVNFDDKKWLSAEYVQEPGGFYEGQMSANMKVKREVKPISIKQTPKGTYILDMGQNMVGWLQLKVKGNKGDKITMKFAESLQPDGSLYIANLRDAKTTDIYTLKGEGEEVWEPRFVFHGFRFVEISGFTAKPTLENFVGKVVYDDIQTTGTFDSSNPIMNQIFKNAWWGISGNYKGMPIDCPQRNERQPWLGDRTTGAYGESFLFDNQALYAKWLDDIKNSQTIDGGLPDVAPAFWRYYGDNVTWPGTYITVADMLYQQFGDEKVVEKQYPYMKKWMDYMEENYLVNDLMTKDKYGDWCVPPESLELIRSKDPARLTDGELISSAFYYQLLNIMKKFAVISKKENDIQHYDELALRIKKAFNAKYLNTDKNNYANNTVTANLLPLTFGMVPDGLQTKIFENLVHEVEVTKNGHVSTGVIGTQFLMRTLTNYGRGDLAFKLASNKTYPSWGYMVENGATTIWELWNGNTADPAMNSQNHVMLLGDLLIWYYENMAGIKSNPETPGFKQIIMKPDFNAGLTYVNASYESVYGTIKSDWKKDKKALVWNITIPANTSAIVHLPAGDISAVSINKLKLNKASYTYSVEKNSIVLTLQSGFYTLNVK; this comes from the coding sequence ATGAAAAAGTTTTTTTTACATCTTACCTTAATCATTTCACTTTTCACAATTTCGGCGAAAGCCCAAAACAAAATCAGTGTGAGTGATTTAAAATGCGAAATGCTGACCAATCCCGAAGGAATTGACGTTTTACAGCCCAGATTGAGCTGGAAAATAAAAGCAGCTGTAAACGATGTAAAACAAACGGCATATCAAATTACTGCGTCTTCAAGTTTAGACAAATTAAACGCAGGAAACGGCGATTTATGGGATAGCGGAAAAGTGCAAAGCGATGCTTCTGTAAATGTAATTTATAACGGAAAAAAGCTGAAAGACCGTCAGGATGTTTTCTGGAAAGTAACTGTTTTTACCAATAAAGGAGAAATTCAATCAAAAGAAAATGCACATTTCAGCATCGGGATTTTGACTTATGCCGATTGGAAATCAACTCGATGGATTGGTTATGAAAAAACGTCTCCCGGAGATAGTATTTCGCAGTATTCCAGATTATCTGCGCGTTATCTTCGAAAAGAAATCAACCTGAAAAAGAAAGTTAAAAATGCCAAGGTGTATATCATGGGAATGGGATTATATGAACTTTACATTAACGGAAATAAAATTGGCGATCAGGTTTTAGCTCCTGTTCCGACAGATTATACGAAGAATGTAAAATACAATGTTTTTGATGTGACTTCGCAATTGCAGGAAGGCAAAAACATGTTGGGAACGATTTTAGGAAACGGACGTTTTTTCACCATGCGTCAGGATTACAAACCGTATAAAATCAAAACGTTTGGTTATCCTAAAATGGCTTTGCAGTTATTTGTGGAATATACCGATGGAAGCAAAGACGTAATCAGAACCGATGATACTTGGAAAATTACAACTGACGGACCAATTTTAGCCAACAATGAATACGACGGAGAAGAATACGACGCCCGTAAAGAAATGAAAGGCTGGAACACCGTTAATTTTGATGATAAAAAATGGCTTTCTGCAGAATATGTTCAGGAACCGGGCGGATTCTATGAAGGACAGATGTCGGCTAATATGAAAGTAAAGCGTGAAGTAAAACCGATTTCGATAAAACAAACGCCAAAAGGAACTTATATCTTAGATATGGGACAAAATATGGTGGGCTGGCTGCAATTGAAAGTCAAAGGAAATAAAGGCGATAAAATCACGATGAAATTTGCGGAGTCACTTCAGCCAGACGGTTCGTTGTACATTGCGAATTTACGTGATGCAAAAACCACTGATATTTATACTTTAAAAGGTGAAGGCGAAGAAGTTTGGGAACCTCGTTTTGTTTTCCACGGATTCAGATTTGTTGAAATTTCAGGATTTACCGCAAAACCAACATTAGAAAATTTTGTTGGAAAAGTCGTTTATGATGATATTCAAACCACAGGAACTTTTGATTCATCAAATCCAATTATGAATCAGATTTTCAAAAATGCCTGGTGGGGAATCAGCGGGAATTACAAAGGAATGCCAATCGATTGTCCGCAGAGAAATGAGCGTCAGCCTTGGCTGGGAGACAGGACAACGGGCGCTTACGGCGAAAGTTTCTTGTTCGATAATCAGGCTTTGTACGCAAAGTGGCTGGACGATATTAAAAATTCGCAAACTATAGATGGGGGACTTCCAGATGTAGCACCCGCTTTTTGGCGTTATTATGGAGATAATGTAACATGGCCGGGAACCTATATCACGGTTGCAGATATGTTGTATCAGCAGTTTGGTGATGAAAAAGTGGTTGAGAAACAATATCCGTACATGAAAAAATGGATGGATTATATGGAAGAAAATTATTTGGTTAACGATTTAATGACCAAAGATAAATACGGAGATTGGTGTGTTCCGCCAGAATCTCTAGAATTAATTCGTTCAAAAGATCCGGCTCGTTTAACAGACGGAGAATTGATTTCAAGCGCGTTTTATTATCAGCTTTTGAATATCATGAAGAAATTTGCTGTGATTTCTAAAAAAGAGAATGACATTCAGCACTATGACGAATTGGCTTTAAGAATCAAAAAAGCGTTCAATGCCAAATATTTAAATACAGATAAAAACAATTACGCCAATAATACAGTAACAGCCAACTTATTACCTTTAACTTTCGGAATGGTTCCAGATGGACTTCAAACCAAAATATTTGAAAATTTGGTTCATGAAGTAGAAGTAACTAAAAACGGTCACGTAAGCACAGGTGTTATTGGAACACAGTTTTTAATGCGAACGTTGACCAATTACGGTCGGGGCGATTTGGCTTTCAAATTAGCATCCAACAAAACGTATCCAAGCTGGGGTTATATGGTTGAAAACGGTGCAACAACAATCTGGGAACTTTGGAACGGAAACACGGCAGATCCGGCGATGAATTCGCAAAATCATGTGATGCTTTTAGGTGATTTATTGATTTGGTATTACGAAAACATGGCCGGAATCAAAAGCAATCCTGAAACTCCGGGATTCAAACAAATCATTATGAAACCAGATTTCAATGCTGGATTAACTTATGTAAATGCTTCTTACGAATCCGTTTACGGGACAATCAAAAGCGACTGGAAAAAAGATAAAAAGGCTTTAGTCTGGAATATTACCATTCCGGCAAATACATCTGCAATTGTACATCTTCCAGCGGGCGATATTTCGGCTGTTTCAATCAATAAACTCAAGCTGAATAAGGCTTCATACACTTATTCTGTTGAAAAAAATAGTATTGTTCTTACGCTTCAGTCAGGTTTTTATACTTTAAATGTTAAATAG